One Eurosta solidaginis isolate ZX-2024a chromosome 5, ASM4086904v1, whole genome shotgun sequence DNA segment encodes these proteins:
- the LOC137253871 gene encoding RRP12-like protein — translation MDVDSSNEEEHPSTSRKRKATDAINMRSGKVNTSKYIAGGKGIHRPLGGASNDAISMKSGYSAKLAKSRKSTAGDVYAGSENTTKKAEGDMKKKGKLDPFSYIPLSRNTLNKRKRAKVR, via the exons ATGGATGttgactccagtaatg AAGAGGAACACCCTAGTACAAGCCGCAAACGTAAAGCAACAGATGCCATAAATATGCGTTCGGGCAAAGTTAATACTTCAAAATATATAGCCGGTGGCAAGGGTATACATCGTCCATTAGGTGGTGCTAGCAATGATGCAATATCTATGAAGTCTGGCTACTCAGCAAAGTTGGCCAAATCGCGAAAATCTACAGCAGGTGATGTATATGCGGGTAGTGAAAATACAACAAAGAAAGCTGAAGGCGATATGAAGAAAAAAGGCAAACTCGATCCGTTTTCATATATACCGCTCAGTCGAAATACGCTAAATAAAAG AAAACGAGCAAAGGTACGTTGA